The following coding sequences are from one Alosa alosa isolate M-15738 ecotype Scorff River chromosome 3, AALO_Geno_1.1, whole genome shotgun sequence window:
- the cfap97d2 gene encoding uncharacterized protein cfap97d2, producing the protein MAHQAYQPVRPCVSKYLQFKWDQSTYDMHQKKVSSAKATISRTPPKTYDHLFNKTKKKKLEEDRMSIIERDNHMLMEKISHIMRTTGGIDNKNDYISKRLSSAKRQQDLLQITEENLRILQRLTQCGPNYSIQLWQDDWVRTCTLMDSIGRYPRMNSVQSLKGDARSVKRGVRCHKTTQPGPEQNSDSAVVKRHECTEPCAVKDDSSSQEEKETNNQQGQENHQENADC; encoded by the exons ATGGCACACCAAGCGTACCAACCTGTGCGTCCTTGTGTAAGCAAGTACCTGCAGTTCAAATGGGACCAGAGTACCTATGACATGCACCAGAAAAAG GTGTCATCTGCAAAAGCAACCATCAGTAGAACTCCACCTAAAACATATGACCACCTATTCAACAAAACGAAAAAGAAGAAG CTTGAGGAAGACCGCATGTCCATAATCGAAAGAGATAACCACATGCTTATGGAGAAGATTTCTCACATCATGAGGACAACTGGaggaattgacaataaaaatgACTACATAAGTAAAAG ACTTAGCAGTGCAAAAAGGCAACAGGATCTCCTGCAGATCACAGAGGAAAACCTGAGAATACTTCAACGCTTGACCCAGTGTGGACCGAACTATAGTATTCAACTGTGGCAAGATGACTGGGTCAGGACTTGCACACTAATGGACAGCATTGGAAGATATCCTCGTATGAACTCTGTACAG tcCCTGAAGGGTGATGCAAGGTCTGTCAAAAGAGGCGTCAGATGTCACAAAACCACTCAACCTGGACCAGAACAAAACAGTGACAGTGCTGTAGTGAAGAGGCATGAGTGTACGGAGCCCTGTGCTGTAAAGGATGACAGCAGTTCACAAGAGGAAAAGGAGACCAACAATCAGCAGGGCCAGGAGAATCATCAGGAGAATGCTGATTGCTGA